One genomic region from Drosophila busckii strain San Diego stock center, stock number 13000-0081.31 chromosome 3R, ASM1175060v1, whole genome shotgun sequence encodes:
- the LOC108604381 gene encoding mucin-5AC: protein MIACLLLWGTTTSQARSVAKRETTNGRLDLDAFTADPDIVTLSSESVNGTTSPQPEEFTKLQTNNEGTTAKQMQVNEETSESPSVTTQLELQLEHKSSTESVQEKVKPNISTEAVAATATTQLPKLMPSTTDVPATSSSSTRAEDSARAMHFATSTERGYAFVPITPMKLRPLPMTSTTSTETPATSEVAPQLLAALLHAAVTVTPSTTAASQENIIELGQLQPLDEKRTKYISDNATNEQQLSLPNVAEVWSLAAMKMVPTTTTSSTTTTTTSSTEAGNDIEPQLQQNQTQQHKEKNLLDWQQIMLMQTGHENQTELALSTTLDATEAATQATTLQLAPSTTTTTAATTTTTAAAIESVTAASTTELTVTVQPLLTARTAAANVTAAPEPLLTEQTASVTAATAVKLQLTEQAQETTEPTITATATAVSETELATTTTTKPSALNATPNIHEMAMKATTQESNENSDKANDVDGDDVMNVSVSVADTAKPTTAQPIAVSTRTAGEVSTTTATTQTTPTPTPTSSSSSTLHVKVDEQLATTIATIIIATTTTEKAIEATPTPTEIVQISNEVNLETITVRSATNDNINKSNENKQSEQAQASVVNNLLITEHTNNSAANSAEINNNIIATTPATTATTTTTTTTSDLITLKDKLLNEQESTLEGNNLSETTTSTTPATTTTAAATTEATVAAATAVIGNALDESSTAKTTTTTTQATTAASVTETNDENDDELKDNEDSKQMVTTDEQLLAKVNMDSTTTTAATTTTTSSTSTTTTTPATTTTAATSSSSSSSTTLPTTTTKAATTTKTTTTTTEPEPIYSSSESSNTTMLPTTTPTTTTTTLATTLATTTSSIPIMINAHETPTYILDNNQMPHGARTGGTDVNVIIAITVSVIGVVALVLLVAFLYLMRKRQKQMSYGQRCRPVSLDAYSLDNVSVLGSVRRKGRDLRASKRTYGNAAFDDPALRHNLLTASELCKFIGQRSSIFEEFRDVPQIIARADEVPAGCEDKNRYANVIPLPETRVVLQRQGDDDKTEYINANYVRGPKDAPNYYIACQAPLESTVGDFWRMIWEQQSRVIIQATDLNENGIERCAEYLPPSVTLDNHSSYGDYQVTLKHREVKDKYAISTLMLKRADGDECRELTHYWYKWPEAGVPLEEAPIIAMLLEARSSLKSYALEQANELKEKSSTLTLKSLEAPANGQTTKPAEEVSTSSAASNEINGNVANKSARSQQGPLTIHCSPGTGRTGTIIACDMAIRNLETPKRSVDIPQLVYFVRRGRASAVQTKEQYEFIYKVANMYATKITNLSNDN from the exons ATGATCGCctgtttgctgttgtgggGCACAACGACGTCGCAAGCACGTTCCGTTGCGAAAAGAGAAACCACCAATGGGCGCTTGGATTTGGATGCCTTCACAGCTGACCCTGACATTGTTACGCTGAGCAGTGAAAGCGTCAATGGAACGACAAGCCCTCAGCCCGAAGAGTTCACAAAGCTGCAGACGAATAATGAAGGAACAACAGCGAAACAAATGCAAGTGAATGAGGAGACTAGTGAGTCACCAAGTGTGACTacgcagctggagctgcagctggagcacaAGAGTTCCACTGAAAGTGTGCAAGAGAAGGTGAAGCCAAATATAAGCACTgaagctgttgcagcaacagcaacaacgcagCTACCGAAGCTAATGCCCAGCACTACGGATGTGCCAGCTACAAGCTCCAGCAGCACACGCGCTGAGGATTCCGCTCGAGCTATGCACTTTGCCACAAGCACTGAACGCGGCTATGCCTTTGTGCCCATAACGCCCATGAAGCTGCGCCCGCTGCCCATGACATCGACAACAAGCACTGAAACTCCTGCAACTAGTGAAGTGGCGCCACAGCTGCTTGCCGCCTTGCTGCATGctgcagttacagttactcCAAGCACTACAGCTGCCTCACAAGAGAATATCATAGAGCTGGgccagctgcagccgctggaCGAGAAGCGCACCAAATACATAAGCGACAATGCAACAAATGAGCAACAATTGTCGCTGCCCAATGTAGCCGAAGTTTGGAGTCTGGCAGCCATGAAAATGgtgcccacaacaacaacaagcagcacaacaacaacaacaactagcagCACTGAGGCTGGCAATGATATTGAgccgcagctgcaacaaaatcaaacgcAGCAGCATAAGGAAAAGAATCTGCTGGACTGGCAGCAGATTATGTTAATGCAAACTGGGCATGAAAATCAAACAGAGCTGGCCTTGAGCACCACATTGGATGCTACGGAGGCGGCAACACAAGCGACAACATTGCAGCTGGCgccaagcacaacaacaacaactgcagcaacaacaacaacaacagcagctgcaattgaaagtGTAACAGCTGCAAGTACAACAGAGCTAACAGTTACTGTTCAGCCGCTGTTAACAGCgcgcacagcagctgcaaacgtAACAGCAGCGCCTGAGCCACTGTTAACAGAGCAAACTGCAAgcgtaacagcagcaacagctgttaagctgcaattaacaGAGCAAGCGCAAGAGACTACAGAGCCCacaataacagcaactgcaacagctgtTAGCGAGACTGagttagcaacaacaacaactaccaaGCCAAGTGCGTTGAACGCCACCCCCAATATACACGAAATGGCAATGAAAGCAACCACTCAAGAGAGTAATGAAAATAGCGATAAAGCTAACGATGTTGACGGCGACGACGTCATGAACGTCTCTGTCTCAGTCGCAGACACAGCCAAGCCGACAACAGCGCAGCCAATAGCAGTTAGTACGCGAACAGCTGGCGAAGTGAGCacaacaacggcaacgacGCAGACAACGCCAACGCCTACGccaacgtcgtcgtcgtcgtcaacaTTGCACGTAAAGGTTGATGAacaattagcaacaacaatagcaacaataataatagcaacaacaacaacagaaaaagcAATAGaggcaacgccaacgccaacggaaattgtgcaaattaGCAATGAAGTGAATTTAGAAACAATTACAGTTAGAAGTGCTACAAAcgataatataaataaaagcaatgagAACAAGCAAAGTGAGCAAGCGCAAGCAAGTGTcgtcaacaatttattaataacagaGCATACAAATAACAGCGCAGCTAACAGCGCtgaaatcaataataatattattgctacaacgccagcaacaacagcaacaacaacaacaacaactactacgtctgatttaattacattaaagGACAAGCTTTTAAATGAGCAGGAGTCCACATTGGAAGGCAACAACTTGagcgaaacaacaacaagcacaactccagctacaacaacaacagcagcagcaacaacagaagcaacagttgctgctgcaacagctgtcATTGGCAATGCGCTGGATGAGAGCAGCACagcaaaaactacaacaacaacaacgcaagcaacaacagctgcaagtgTAACGGAAACTAACGATGAGAACGATGATGAACTTAAAGATAATGAAGACTCAAAGCAGATGGTTACAACCGATGAGCAATTGTTAGCCAAAGTGAACATGGATAGCActacgacaacagcagcaacaacaacaacaacaagcagtacctcaacaacaacaactacgcctgcaacaacaacgacagcagcaacaagtagtagcagcagcagcagcacaacgctgcctacaacaacaacaaaggctgcaacaactacaaaaaccacaacaacaaccactgAGCCTGAGCCTATTTACAGCTCcagcgagagcagcaacaCAACTATGCTGCCAACTACAACgccaaccacaacaacaacaacattagcaacaactttagcgacaacaacaagtagcATACCAATCATGATTAATGCACATGAAACTCCCACCTATATATTGGATAACAATCAAATGCCACATGGCGCACGCACTGGCGGCACCGACGTCAATGTCATCATAGCAATCACTGTAAGTGTCATCGGCGTTGTTGCTTTAGTGCTGCTGGTTGCATTTCTCTATTTGATGCGCAagcgccaaaagcaaatgtcCTATGGTCAACGCTGTCGTCCTGTTAGCCTCGATGCATATTCGCTGGACAATGTCTCAGTGCTGGGCAGCGTGCGACGCAAGGGACGCGATCTGCGCGCCTCGAAGCGCACCTATGGAAATGCAGCCTTTGATGATCCAGCGCTGCGGCACAATCTGCTCACTGCCAGCGAATTGTGCAAGTTCATAGGGCAGCGCTCCAGCATTTTTGAGGAGTTCCGCGATGTGCCGCAGATTATAGCGCGTGCGGATGAAGTGCCCGCCGGATGTGAGGATAAAAATCG CTACGCCAACGTAATTCCACTTCCTGAGACGCGTGTAGTGCTGCAACGTCAAGGCGATGATGACAAAACGGAATATATTAATGCCAATTATGTGCGG GGACCGAAAGATGCGCCCAACTATTACATCGCCTGCCAAGCGCCGTTGGAGAGCACAGTGGGTGATTTTTGGCGCATGATTTGGGAGCAACAATCGCGTGTAATTATACAAGCAACGGATCTGAACGAGAACGGCATTGAGCGCTGTGCAGAGTATTTGCCGCCATCGGTAACGCTGGATAATCACAGCAGCTATGGCGACTATCAGGTCACGCTGAAGCATCGTGAGGTGAAGGACAAGTATGCCATCTCAACGCTGATGCTGAAGCGTGCGGATGGCGATGAGTGCCGTGAGCTGACGCACTATTGGTACAAGTGGCCGGAGGCGGGTGTGCCGCTGGAGGAGGCGCCCATCATTGCCATGCTGCTGGAGGCACGCTCGTCGCTCAAGTCTTACGCCTTGGAGCAGGCCAATGAACTGAAAGAAAAGTCTTCAACATTAACACTTAAGTCGCTCGAAGCGCCCGCCAATGGGCAGACAACAAAGCCAGCGGAGGAGGTCAGCACCTCGAGCGCTGCTAGTAATGAGATTAACGGCAATGTGGCCAACAAAAGCGCACGGAGTCAGCAAGG ACCGCTAACCATTCACTGTTCCCCAGGTACGGGACGTACCGGCACCATTATTGCCTGTGACATGGCCATACGCAACCTGGAGACACCCAAGCGATCGGTGGACATACCACAGCTTGTGTATTTTGTGCGTCGTGGGCGCGCCAGTGCAGTGCAGACCAAGGAGCAATACGAATTTATCTACAAGGTGGCCAATATGTACGCGACCAAAATCACAAATCTGTCAAATGATAATTGA